The Aminipila terrae nucleotide sequence CCTTTCTTGACGGAAAAATAAACGATGTAACCAGACAGCGTTTAACTCTTGAGCCTAAGAAAAAGTTGAAAGTTACCTCTCCAGAAGAAGCTCTGCTAATGTTTATGAGTGAAAAAGATCCTAATGAAGTAATCCATGTGGAAAAAATGCAATTGGTATTTTGGGTAAACAGTTCAGAATTTAACGGAGAGTCTCTTATATCAGATACAGCCTTCCCAGCGTGGGAAATTACCTACAATGGGGGTAAGACGAAATATATCGATGCTTATAAAGCATGAAAGGAAATGGATTAAATGTCATTAAGTTTTTGTTCGTTTTCCAGCGGCAGCAGCGGAAACTGTTACTTAGTGAGAAGTAACGATACAGCATTATTAATAGATGTGGGAATAAGCGGCAAGAAGATTCTTGAGGGACTTAGTGCTACTGAGACACCACAGGAACAGGTTAAAGGGGTACTTGTAACCCATGAGCATATTGACCATGTTAAAAGTCTCCGGATAATATCTAAAAAACTGCCAGAGGTTGAAACCTATGCAAATGCAGGAACCTGGTCGCAAATTGAAGAAAATGTTCCTGAAGAGCGGCGAAAAGTTTTTATTACAGGAGAAACCTTTGCTATAGGAGATATAGAGGTAAAACCCTTCCATATTTCCCATGATGCGGCGGAGCCAGTAGGTTTTTCATTTTTTTCAGAAGGAAAACAAATAAGTATTGTTACAGATACTGGATACATAACAGATGAAATATTTGATGAAATGAAGCAGGCAGATCTTTTGGCATTAGAGGCAAACCACGATGAAAATATGCTGAAGGTTGGAAGATACCCATGGAATGTTAAGCAGAGAATTCTGGGAAATAAGGGCCATTTATCCAATGTCGCAGCAGGTAATTGTCTATGCAGACTGCTGGATGAATGTTGCAGTAAGCCAAGAAATATATTACTTGCACATTTGAGCAGGGAGAATAACTTTCCAGAGATGGCATACCAGACTATAAAAAACGTTCTGGAAGAGTCTGAACACTATCTGGGCAAGCAGTTGCAATTAAATACAATGATGAAAGACGAAATCAGTATGATTTACACGGTATAAAAAATGAACATTACGGTTGTTTGTATAGGCAAATTAAAAGAAAAATACTGGGTTAATGCCATAGAAGAATACAGCAAAAGGCTGTCGAAGTATTGTACATTGGTAATAGACGAACTGAAAGAGGAGAGACTGCCTGACAACGCTTCTTCAGCGGAAGAAGAAGCAGTTAAAATCGCTGAAGGCAGAAGTATATTAAAAAGGATTAAAAAAGAGTCCTACGTTATAACCTTAGAGATTAAAGGAAATCAGTTAAGTTCCGAAAAGCTGGCAGATCGGATTAATCAACTGGGGTTGGAGGGAAAAAGTGATCTGGTATTTGTCATAGGTGGTTCTTTAGGATTGTCAGATGAAGTCAGTCAGCGGGCAGATTATAAGCTGTCTTTTTCAGCCATGACTTTTCCCCATCAGATGATGAGGGTGATTTTACTTGAACAGATATATCGTTCATTTAAAATTAATAAAAATGAACAATATCATAAATAGAATTGTATTACTGTATTATATTAATAATACAGTTTTTTAAAAGGGAGGTAAAAATCATGCATAAACTTTTACAGTTACAAAGTGCACTATTAAAAGAAATTGACAAATATGAGAAACTTGTTTCAGAAAGGGATCAGCCTATAGACTGGGAGCGTGTACATATTTCAAGTTGTGCTAAGCTTGGGTATCTGATGGCAGAAGAGCGGGGCGTAGATCCTGTTCTTGCAGCCTCTGCATGTGCAATTCACGATTATGGAAGAATCATCACGGGTAAACAGGAAAACCATGCAGAAGCCGGATACTTACCCGTTCAGGATTTTCTGAAAAAAACAGGGCTGTTTACAGAGGAAGAAATGAAGACTTTATCCATAGCAGTAAAAAATCACAGTAAAAAAAGTGAAGTGGGCGGGCCTATAGAAGAGATTGTAAAAGATGCAGATGTCTTAGATTTTTATCAGTATGGGTATATAATGCCAAGACAGGAGCAGCAAGCACGATTGGAAAAGCTGTTAAAGAAAAAATAAAATAAGTGCTTAGAAAAAATAAAAGGTGTTGTCCTAAAATGGGCGACACCTTTATTTTTATTAAATTTGTTTATTTCTGAATTGCACTAGTTGTAGTCTTAACTGCAGCGGAAGTTGTTTCAACTGCGCTAGTTGTAGTTTTAACTGCTGCTGAAGTAGTCTGAACTGCACTAGTTGTAGTCTGAATAGCGCTTGATGTTGCAGCTGGAGCTGTAGTAGTTGGAGCTGTTGCAGATTCATCTACTAAAATAGTTCCATCTTTTTCATAAGATACTTTCAGATTAAATGTTTCAAGAATAAATCTCATTGGTACATAAGTTCTGTCGTTCATTGTATTAGCACTTGTATCAAGAGTAACCTGCTTACCGTTTACAAGAGCAACATTGCTTCCAAGAGTTAATTCAATTGTAGTTCCATCTTTTGCAATGGTAACCTTCTTTGTAGCCTGATCATAAGAAACTTTTGCACCTAAGCCTTCTGTAATTGCTCTTACAGGAATTAAAGTTCTGCTTCCTTTAATAACAGGAGGTGTATCAAATTTAAATTCCTTTGTGTCAGAAACAATGCTGTTAACATCAAGAACTTTTACTGTGGAATCAGCTTTTTTAATAGCTTCACCAGCTTTATTTACTGCTGATAATTCATCTGAAGTGTATTTCTTCAGAATCAGTTCTTTTTTCTCTGCAACAGTAAGCTTTGCTTTGTCTTTTGCCTGATCCTTTGTGTCTACAGCACTTGGTGTAGTTTTTACAGCTGCTGAAGTTGTCTGGATTGCAGATGCAGTTGTCTGAGTTGATTGCTTTTGAACCTGAGTCTTTGCCTCATTGTCAGTTTTTGCTGAAGTTGCAAATGCGAAAGCAGTTGATGAAAGCACTAGAGCAAAAATCATAACAAAACATAATTTTTTCATAAATTTCTCCTTCTGATAGACAAACTTCTTCATACATGAAGTATTGGGGTCTATCCTTTTATTCCTTTAATGCTCAATAGTATAGCATAATATTGGAAAAAATCCAATATTTATCATGTTACATATATATTACATCTTTATTAACAACAAAATACAATACTAAACCCCATGCCACTATACAGTTTCAATTGATTCCTTACCTATTGTAATGAATTATGCCTGAAATGTACTGAATTTTTTGGTTGCGTTTAAATATTTCATAAGTATACCTATATTAGCATAATAGTAAGAATATTTATCTTTACTCTGGGACTGAACCAGTTCTGCCTGAACTAATTTCTTTATGTGCTGTGAAATGGTTGCCTGGGAATAGTCGAACGCAGCGACTACGTCTTTATTGCAGACAGGAGTCCGATCTTTGTTGCACTGCATGATATACTGGTATATTTTTATCCTGGCAGGATGAGCCAGTGCATCAGAAACCTGGGCAACCAGTAAGATTTCTTCTTCCTGCATATAGTCTGATTCTTTTCTTAATCTCATAATAACTCTCCTTGTGTATTGCCTATTAACAATATACATTTTACTATTACATAAGTTTATTGTCAATAGCTGTAGAAGAGAAGTATATAATACCTTTACCATGTATATAAATGCCAAAAATATTGACTAAAATTAGCAATATGATAGAATAAAAATAAAGATTAAACTGTAATTATTTTTATTCTTAGAGAATTATAATGAAAGTTATCAGAGCAGGGGGACGAAAAAATGCTGAAGCAAAAATATGCAGAAACTACTTTAGTTGCTACGTTCATTATATATTTTATAAGTGTATTGTTACAAAGTAATTTCTGGGGAAACCTGCTGTCACCAGTTGTAGCATTTCTTTCTTCGCTGGTTATTTATCTTTCCTTAAAAAACATAAAAGACTTCAGAATTTGCTGGTTATTTCTGCTATTTTATACTATAAGCTGGGGAGTGGCAGATTTTATATGGCTCTTATACGATAATTTTTTTCATATAAATCCTGTAAACGTTGCTTCTATAAATGCACTATATACCGTGCCTAATTTACTTCTGATGGTTTCGATAACATGTTTTTATGCACTAAACTTAAAAAAGTGGAATCTATACCAGCTGGTTTTAGACATGCTTGCGATCTCGGCAATATTAGCTATTTTACTCTGGTCTTTTATTTTTTCTAAAACACCCCTTCATTTCCAGATGAATTTTGAATATATCAATACAATGACTTACATATTTTTTGATTTTTATATTATATCCGGCATGAGTGCAGCTTTTATCTCAGCAGGTATCAAAAAAATGAGCAGGAGATATTTTTTAGTAATAGCAGGAACGGCAGTTGTTACTTTTATTGACTACTATTATGCTTATATTTATTTGATGAAACTTTATCAGGAAAATACCATTATTGATGGTATTTATATGATGGGTAATGTATTATTTGCCTTGGGGCAGCTTATGAAGCAGCCCACTTTTCAAATCAGGAGAAGACAGAAACAAAGTACCAGATGGAAAATATCCGAAAACCTAAAAAATTAATTTTACTATTTGTATTATTTTACTATCTGTATATAGTAGGTTTTTTTAGTCTCAGAATCTTGATTATTTCTCTGGGAGTATATCTTCTATACTGGATATTGACAAAACAGATTCAGGAAGGTATTCAAAACAAAAATCTTCTTAAAGCAGAACTTGAAATAAATGAACAGTTGGAAAAACTTGTTGCGGAACGGACCCAGGAATTAAGTCTGGTCAACAAAAATCTGGAGGAGCTTTCTAACAGAGATTCTTTAACAGGGTTGTATAACAGAAGACAGCTTATTGAAAGTATAGATTCATTAATTTTTAGTAAGATTGAAAATTCTTTTGCCTTATTGTATATAGATGCAAATCATTTTAAGGCCATCAATGATTCTTATGGTCATCAAACCGGTGATGAAGTACTGCGGGCTTTAGGGAACCGACTGGTTAAAAACTGCATGCCTCACTGTAAAGTCTTTCGTGTAGGGGGAGACGAATTTGCCGTAATCGTAGGGGACAATGTTGGCAAAGAATATATTTGTTCTGTTGCAGAAAGAATCTTAGAACTTATACAAATGCCCATATTGGTGGATTCTTATTTTTTTACAATCACTGCCAGCATAGGAATTGTATCTTATCCTGAGGACGCAAAAGATAAATTTTTTCTAATGAGATATGCTGACATTGCAATGTATGAAGCAAAAAATACATATAAAGGCAATAATTATATGTTTTTTGATGCGGAACTTAGCAAGAAGATAGAAAGAAAAAATGAAATAGGATTTCTTCTAAGACGTGCGGATTATGATAAAGAGCTGGTTCTGTATTATCAGCCTCAATATAATACCCAGGATCATTCTCTGGTGGGCATGGAAGCACTTTTAAGATGGATTCAGCCTGAAAAGGGATTTATAGGTCCAGGAGAATTTATACCTATTGCTGAAGAAAGCGGCGATATAATTGAGATTGGAGAATGGGTTATCAACAGGGCAATGGATCAGATTAAGAAATGGAATGAAACTTTTTCTTCAAATTTAAAAGTTAGTATTAATGTATCCCCTTTGCAGATACAGAAAAGTAATTTTGTAAGCTGGTTCAGAGAAAAACTTTATGAAAAAAATGTAGATGCTCAATGGATTGATTTGGAAATCACTGAGGGGAGTGCGATGGCACCTGACTCGGCCAATGAGGAGGTATTTGCATCTTTTGCCCAAATGGGGGTTACTACTTCCATAGATGATTTTGGTACAGGATATGCTTCTCTTCATTATATTAAAAAGTTTGATTTTAACAGGCTTAAAATTGCCAAGGAGTTAATTGACAATATATATGAAGATAAAAATGCAAAGCTCATTGTTCAGGCTATTATCATGATGGCTAAAGGGATGGGACTTAAAACCATCGCAGAAGGTGTGGAGGATATGAAGCAGTTTCAGATTCTAAAAATGCTGAACTGCGACGAGATACAAGGATATATTTTTGGAAAACCAGTTCCTGCGGAAGAGTTTGAGCGAGAACATTTAAATAACAAGATGAATAAACATATATCCTAATTCCCAGAAATAGTAAATTATTACTGCTTTAAATCTATTGCAAACAGCTCTGTTATATGATACAATTCGAAACGTAATTAAAATAGAAGGTTTTACAGCCTATACTTACATAGTTATTTTTGACCTAACTTATTCAGTGAAAAAGAGGCCATACGGACAGCCGGGTCAAATGCCGATTTAGCGATGTAATATTCGTGTTGATGAGCAAAAAGCTCATATTTACTGTGGGTAACCACGAAATGTGTTCATAAGAAGAATGTACTTGTGAATGATCAACATGAGCAGTAAAAGTAGAAATTACTGTATAGGCTCTGAAAACTAACGAATTTAAGCAGAAAAAAGCAAGAAATTGTTTCATATAATAATTCATAGTAATGATCATAATCAGGTACAACCATAGCTTATTTTTAAGTATGGTTGTTTTTGTTTTGTAGAGTAT carries:
- a CDS encoding ArsR/SmtB family transcription factor produces the protein MRLRKESDYMQEEEILLVAQVSDALAHPARIKIYQYIMQCNKDRTPVCNKDVVAAFDYSQATISQHIKKLVQAELVQSQSKDKYSYYYANIGILMKYLNATKKFSTFQA
- the rlmH gene encoding 23S rRNA (pseudouridine(1915)-N(3))-methyltransferase RlmH — its product is MNITVVCIGKLKEKYWVNAIEEYSKRLSKYCTLVIDELKEERLPDNASSAEEEAVKIAEGRSILKRIKKESYVITLEIKGNQLSSEKLADRINQLGLEGKSDLVFVIGGSLGLSDEVSQRADYKLSFSAMTFPHQMMRVILLEQIYRSFKINKNEQYHK
- a CDS encoding MBL fold metallo-hydrolase, which encodes MSLSFCSFSSGSSGNCYLVRSNDTALLIDVGISGKKILEGLSATETPQEQVKGVLVTHEHIDHVKSLRIISKKLPEVETYANAGTWSQIEENVPEERRKVFITGETFAIGDIEVKPFHISHDAAEPVGFSFFSEGKQISIVTDTGYITDEIFDEMKQADLLALEANHDENMLKVGRYPWNVKQRILGNKGHLSNVAAGNCLCRLLDECCSKPRNILLAHLSRENNFPEMAYQTIKNVLEESEHYLGKQLQLNTMMKDEISMIYTV
- a CDS encoding HD domain-containing protein encodes the protein MHKLLQLQSALLKEIDKYEKLVSERDQPIDWERVHISSCAKLGYLMAEERGVDPVLAASACAIHDYGRIITGKQENHAEAGYLPVQDFLKKTGLFTEEEMKTLSIAVKNHSKKSEVGGPIEEIVKDADVLDFYQYGYIMPRQEQQARLEKLLKKK
- a CDS encoding putative bifunctional diguanylate cyclase/phosphodiesterase, with the translated sequence MTKQIQEGIQNKNLLKAELEINEQLEKLVAERTQELSLVNKNLEELSNRDSLTGLYNRRQLIESIDSLIFSKIENSFALLYIDANHFKAINDSYGHQTGDEVLRALGNRLVKNCMPHCKVFRVGGDEFAVIVGDNVGKEYICSVAERILELIQMPILVDSYFFTITASIGIVSYPEDAKDKFFLMRYADIAMYEAKNTYKGNNYMFFDAELSKKIERKNEIGFLLRRADYDKELVLYYQPQYNTQDHSLVGMEALLRWIQPEKGFIGPGEFIPIAEESGDIIEIGEWVINRAMDQIKKWNETFSSNLKVSINVSPLQIQKSNFVSWFREKLYEKNVDAQWIDLEITEGSAMAPDSANEEVFASFAQMGVTTSIDDFGTGYASLHYIKKFDFNRLKIAKELIDNIYEDKNAKLIVQAIIMMAKGMGLKTIAEGVEDMKQFQILKMLNCDEIQGYIFGKPVPAEEFEREHLNNKMNKHIS
- a CDS encoding copper amine oxidase N-terminal domain-containing protein, which gives rise to MKKLCFVMIFALVLSSTAFAFATSAKTDNEAKTQVQKQSTQTTASAIQTTSAAVKTTPSAVDTKDQAKDKAKLTVAEKKELILKKYTSDELSAVNKAGEAIKKADSTVKVLDVNSIVSDTKEFKFDTPPVIKGSRTLIPVRAITEGLGAKVSYDQATKKVTIAKDGTTIELTLGSNVALVNGKQVTLDTSANTMNDRTYVPMRFILETFNLKVSYEKDGTILVDESATAPTTTAPAATSSAIQTTTSAVQTTSAAVKTTTSAVETTSAAVKTTTSAIQK